The sequence TTGGACAGTAGGAGTAGTGTTTCAGGTCTACAACCGTTAAACATTCATCATCTTCAAAGCAGAATGTCTTCTTCTCCATCATAGTCTATTCTAACCCCTATTATGACTCTCTGGTTGAATGAGGCTTCTGTCAGGGGGTATAGTTGTATGTTGACAGGTTCTATCTTTGCGAATCTTCTAAGGCCCGCTTCAACATCTGATCTCTCACCCGATGTGAGGGGGCCTGCGAAGGCACTTTTCTGTATTCTCTTTAAACCTTTTGACTTCAAGAATTTCGCGACATTA is a genomic window of Candidatus Bathyarchaeota archaeon containing:
- the cas2 gene encoding CRISPR-associated endonuclease Cas2 is translated as MSNLITLVISDISSDNLRYNVAKFLKSKGLKRIQKSAFAGPLTSGERSDVEAGLRRFAKIEPVNIQLYPLTEASFNQRVIIGVRIDYDGEEDILL